The following proteins are co-located in the Pseudomonas antarctica genome:
- a CDS encoding TraR/DksA family transcriptional regulator has protein sequence MTKEKLLAMPADDYMNAEQHAFFEQLLQDMKVEHHARIEQNRIAIESLDTPADPADAASVEEERTWLVNAIDRDQRMLPQLERALERIKEDSFGWCDDSGEPIGLKRLLISPTTKYCIEAQERHEQIDKHQRQA, from the coding sequence ATGACAAAGGAAAAGTTGCTGGCCATGCCGGCGGATGACTACATGAATGCCGAACAGCACGCTTTTTTCGAGCAGTTGCTGCAAGACATGAAGGTGGAACACCACGCGCGCATTGAACAGAACCGCATCGCCATCGAAAGCCTGGATACCCCGGCTGACCCGGCTGACGCCGCTTCTGTGGAAGAAGAGCGCACTTGGCTGGTGAATGCCATCGACCGCGACCAGCGTATGCTGCCGCAGCTTGAGCGCGCTCTGGAGCGCATCAAGGAAGATTCTTTTGGCTGGTGCGATGACAGCGGCGAGCCTATCGGCCTCAAGCGCCTGCTGATCAGCCCAACCACCAAATACTGCATCGAAGCGCAAGAACGTCACGAGCAGATCGACAAGCACCAGCGTCAAGCCTGA
- a CDS encoding methyl-accepting chemotaxis protein — protein MIGTEQVTSQLSRQALGAASQAHQCSTQGREVLAQSIIRMRQLSQRANASRELIEALSQRSEEIQRVTLVIQSIASQTNLLALNAAIEAARAGEHGRGFAVVADEVRGLAGRTATATDEVGVMVADIQQRTAQVVEQIRQLSADLHIGVEQVEHAGEQLENIASLAADVEGQVHEIAQGTDTNRAQLDSLFHAVEQMRSDLTVSDEQTRQLADVAVQMEGQAETISERLAEVGLDDYHQRIYDLAREGASRIAEQFEADVLQNRISLEDLFDRSYTPIPNTRPSKYHTRFDGYTDQVLPAIQEALLPRHEGLVFAIACTPQGYVPTHNKAFSHALTGDAQVDALQNRTKRKFEDRTGIRCGSHQQAVLLQTYTRDTGELMHDLSVPIMVRGRHWGGLRLGYKPEGAKAAR, from the coding sequence ATGATCGGTACCGAACAGGTCACCTCCCAGCTCAGCCGCCAAGCCCTGGGCGCGGCCAGCCAGGCCCATCAGTGCAGCACGCAAGGGCGTGAAGTGCTGGCGCAGTCGATCATCCGCATGCGCCAGCTCAGCCAGCGCGCCAATGCCAGCCGTGAACTGATCGAAGCCTTGAGCCAGCGCAGTGAGGAAATCCAGCGCGTGACCCTGGTGATCCAATCCATCGCCAGTCAGACCAACTTGCTTGCATTGAACGCCGCCATCGAAGCGGCGCGTGCGGGTGAGCACGGGCGCGGCTTTGCCGTGGTCGCCGATGAAGTGCGTGGCCTCGCCGGGCGCACAGCCACGGCCACCGACGAGGTTGGGGTGATGGTCGCTGATATCCAACAACGTACCGCTCAAGTGGTTGAGCAGATTCGTCAACTGTCGGCGGACCTGCACATCGGCGTCGAGCAAGTGGAACATGCGGGCGAGCAACTGGAAAACATCGCCAGCCTGGCGGCGGATGTGGAAGGGCAAGTCCACGAGATTGCGCAGGGCACCGACACTAACCGCGCGCAACTCGATAGTCTGTTCCACGCCGTGGAGCAAATGCGCAGCGACTTGACGGTGAGCGACGAGCAAACTCGGCAACTGGCCGACGTCGCCGTGCAAATGGAGGGGCAGGCGGAAACCATCAGCGAACGCCTGGCTGAGGTCGGCCTGGACGACTATCACCAGCGCATCTACGACCTGGCCCGTGAAGGCGCCAGCCGTATTGCCGAACAGTTTGAGGCCGATGTCTTGCAAAACCGTATCAGCCTGGAGGACTTGTTTGACCGCAGCTACACGCCCATTCCGAATACCCGCCCGAGCAAATACCACACGCGTTTTGATGGCTACACCGACCAAGTCTTACCGGCGATCCAGGAGGCGTTGCTGCCGCGCCATGAAGGGTTGGTATTCGCTATCGCCTGCACACCTCAGGGCTACGTGCCGACGCACAACAAGGCGTTCTCCCACGCCCTCACCGGTGACGCGCAGGTCGATGCACTGCAGAACCGTACCAAGCGCAAATTTGAAGACCGCACCGGCATTCGTTGCGGCAGCCATCAACAAGCGGTGTTGTTGCAGACCTACACCCGCGACACCGGCGAGTTGATGCACGATTTGTCGGTGCCGATTATGGTCAGGGGCAGGCATTGGGGGGGCTTGCGCCTGGGCTATAAACCGGAAGGGGCTAAAGCCGCGCGTTAG
- a CDS encoding DUF2789 domain-containing protein, producing the protein MDAPIPTLETLFEQLGLDSSPEAIDAFIGAHTLDEDVKLIDAPFWTPQQAAFLKEELREDAEWAIPVDELNQRLHQPH; encoded by the coding sequence ATGGACGCGCCAATCCCGACACTTGAAACTCTGTTTGAACAACTCGGCCTGGATTCAAGCCCCGAAGCCATCGACGCATTCATCGGCGCACACACGCTGGATGAAGACGTTAAGCTGATCGATGCACCTTTCTGGACGCCGCAACAAGCGGCGTTTCTCAAGGAAGAATTGCGCGAAGACGCCGAATGGGCCATCCCGGTGGATGAACTGAACCAGCGTCTGCATCAACCGCACTAA
- a CDS encoding ABC transporter substrate-binding protein — translation MKGLRSLLAASLTTLGLSVASLPISAAQAPVHFADLNWESGSLITEVLRFIVEKGYDLPTDTLPGTTITLETALAKNDIQVIGEEWAGRSPVWIKAEAEGKVVGLGDTVKGATEGWWVPEYVVKGDAAKGLKPLAPDLKTVQDLARYKDVFKDPESPGKGRFLNSPIGWTSEVVNAQKLKAYGLSDSYVNFRSGSGAALDAEIASSIRRGKPVLFYYWSPTPLMGRYKLIQLQEPPFDADAWKTLTDADNPNPRPTRSLASKLSIGVSTPFQKDHPQIAEFFTKVQFPIEPLNKSLASMSEKHTPPRDVAQVFLKEHPEVWKAWLTEDVAQKVEASLK, via the coding sequence ATGAAAGGATTGAGATCGCTGTTGGCGGCGTCCCTGACGACCCTGGGGTTGTCGGTGGCCTCACTGCCGATATCGGCCGCCCAGGCACCGGTGCATTTCGCCGACCTGAACTGGGAAAGCGGCAGCCTCATCACCGAGGTGCTGCGGTTTATCGTCGAGAAGGGCTATGACCTGCCCACCGACACCTTGCCCGGTACCACGATCACCCTGGAAACCGCCTTGGCGAAAAACGACATCCAGGTGATCGGCGAAGAATGGGCCGGCCGTAGCCCGGTCTGGATCAAGGCAGAAGCCGAAGGCAAAGTGGTCGGTCTGGGCGATACGGTCAAGGGAGCCACCGAGGGTTGGTGGGTGCCGGAATATGTGGTCAAGGGCGACGCTGCCAAAGGCCTTAAGCCGTTGGCGCCGGACCTCAAAACTGTGCAGGACCTGGCGCGTTACAAGGACGTGTTCAAGGACCCCGAGTCGCCTGGCAAAGGGCGCTTTCTGAACAGCCCGATCGGCTGGACGTCGGAAGTGGTGAACGCGCAGAAGCTCAAGGCTTACGGCCTGAGCGACAGCTACGTGAACTTTCGCAGCGGCTCCGGTGCGGCACTGGATGCTGAAATTGCGTCGTCGATCCGTCGAGGCAAACCGGTATTGTTCTACTACTGGTCACCAACGCCCTTGATGGGGCGTTACAAATTGATCCAGTTGCAAGAGCCACCGTTTGACGCCGATGCCTGGAAGACGCTCACCGACGCGGATAATCCGAATCCGAGGCCGACTCGGTCGTTGGCGTCCAAGTTGAGCATTGGTGTGTCGACGCCGTTCCAAAAGGACCACCCGCAGATTGCTGAGTTTTTTACTAAGGTTCAGTTTCCTATCGAGCCGCTTAATAAATCGCTGGCATCGATGAGCGAGAAACACACGCCGCCACGGGATGTGGCTCAGGTGTTTCTGAAAGAGCACCCTGAGGTGTGGAAGGCTTGGTTGACGGAAGATGTGGCGCAGAAAGTGGAAGCGAGCCTGAAGTAA
- a CDS encoding TonB-dependent receptor, which produces MKHLPLLAGLFGCLPVCAWALELAPTTIDGEQSTEPGLALDQSSGTASRLGLSVRETPASVAIATRNDIERHGAKTFRDAANTLPGVNASAPPGFGGFVSYRGFTSSQITQMFNGINVATGLARPVDAWIYDRVELVGGPSSLINGAGSVGGSLNYVTKLATREEQAAEGQLTYGSYDTAGIAFGLNHALTEPGAEVQHYARLDVSRNTNHSYIDRDQRDAWSVAFSLLSDLTPNLSHTLALEYQDEHEDSPYWGTPVLNPKAGELKIDKHNRFNNYNVADGRYEQRTLWARSIIDYRINDSTTLKNTLYHLDSQRDYRNLETYQYNADNSAVNRSTAYQVRHQGEQNGNQFELRHDDTFFGLSTTWSGGFEYKVNSTTNNPLNVPGNSTVDPNDYNPGHFYAIPGTKPGFVKDKTNQVTTKALFVENRLGLTDKLSLLTGLRYDAIDLDVTNHRTITATNPRHFRRSWEPVTGRVGLTYQFIPSANVYVQYSTAAEQPSTTTQVFDVSTGKQWEVGSKFDYLDGRGSATLAAYKIERKDFAVTDPLDPNNSIPVGAQTSKGIELASSLRITPRLLAEGNFAWVDAEYDDFNEKIASGAVVSRKGNTPTNVPKRVGNVWLTYDFSEDWQGGVDARYVAEVFADNANTQTVPAYTLFGTFLRYKVDSHTSVTGRVRNLTNEVYAEFAHVSPAYYLGSPRTLEVAVQTRF; this is translated from the coding sequence ATGAAACATTTACCCTTGTTGGCGGGCCTGTTCGGCTGCCTGCCTGTCTGTGCCTGGGCGCTGGAATTAGCCCCCACCACCATTGATGGCGAACAATCCACTGAGCCGGGGCTGGCCCTGGATCAATCCAGCGGCACGGCTTCCCGGCTGGGCTTAAGCGTGCGGGAAACCCCGGCGTCGGTGGCCATCGCCACTCGCAATGACATCGAGCGCCATGGCGCCAAGACCTTTCGCGATGCTGCCAACACTCTGCCAGGCGTCAACGCCAGTGCGCCACCCGGGTTTGGCGGGTTTGTGTCCTATCGTGGCTTTACCAGCAGCCAGATCACCCAAATGTTCAACGGCATCAATGTCGCCACCGGCTTGGCACGGCCGGTCGATGCGTGGATTTACGACCGCGTGGAATTGGTCGGTGGCCCCTCCTCCTTGATCAACGGCGCCGGCTCCGTGGGCGGCTCGCTGAACTACGTGACGAAGCTCGCAACCCGTGAGGAACAGGCCGCCGAAGGCCAGCTCACTTATGGCAGCTACGACACCGCCGGCATAGCCTTTGGCCTCAATCACGCTCTGACCGAACCGGGCGCCGAGGTGCAGCATTACGCGCGCCTGGACGTCAGCCGCAACACCAACCACAGCTACATCGACCGCGACCAGCGTGATGCCTGGAGCGTGGCGTTTTCCCTGCTCAGCGACCTCACGCCCAACCTGTCCCACACCCTGGCCCTGGAATACCAGGATGAACACGAAGACAGCCCGTATTGGGGCACACCGGTGCTCAATCCCAAGGCCGGCGAGTTGAAGATCGACAAGCACAACCGCTTCAACAACTACAACGTCGCCGACGGCCGTTACGAACAACGCACCCTCTGGGCGCGCTCGATCATCGACTACCGGATCAACGACAGTACCACGCTGAAAAACACCCTTTATCACCTCGACAGCCAACGCGACTATCGCAACCTGGAGACCTACCAATACAACGCCGACAATAGCGCGGTGAACCGCTCGACCGCTTATCAAGTCCGTCATCAGGGCGAGCAGAACGGCAACCAATTCGAGCTGCGCCATGACGACACGTTCTTCGGCCTTTCGACAACGTGGTCGGGCGGCTTTGAGTACAAAGTCAACAGCACTACCAACAACCCGCTGAACGTGCCGGGTAACAGCACGGTGGACCCGAACGACTACAACCCTGGGCATTTCTACGCTATCCCAGGCACCAAGCCTGGCTTCGTCAAAGACAAGACCAACCAAGTCACAACCAAGGCACTGTTCGTAGAAAATCGCCTGGGCCTCACCGATAAACTCTCGCTCTTGACGGGCTTGCGTTACGACGCTATCGATCTGGACGTCACCAATCACCGCACCATCACCGCCACCAACCCACGGCATTTCAGGCGCAGTTGGGAGCCGGTAACCGGCCGCGTGGGCCTGACCTACCAGTTCATTCCATCGGCCAATGTGTATGTGCAATACAGCACGGCGGCTGAGCAGCCATCGACCACCACCCAAGTATTCGACGTGTCGACTGGCAAGCAGTGGGAAGTAGGCAGCAAGTTCGATTACCTGGACGGTCGCGGTTCGGCCACCCTCGCGGCGTACAAGATCGAGCGCAAGGATTTTGCCGTCACCGACCCGTTGGACCCGAACAACAGCATCCCGGTGGGTGCCCAGACATCCAAGGGGATCGAGTTGGCCAGTTCATTGCGCATCACGCCAAGGCTGCTGGCCGAAGGCAACTTTGCCTGGGTGGATGCCGAGTACGATGATTTCAACGAGAAAATCGCCAGCGGCGCGGTGGTCTCGCGCAAAGGCAACACACCCACCAACGTGCCCAAGCGCGTGGGCAACGTGTGGCTGACCTATGACTTTTCTGAGGATTGGCAAGGCGGTGTGGATGCGCGGTATGTCGCAGAGGTGTTTGCGGATAATGCCAACACTCAGACGGTGCCGGCCTACACGCTGTTCGGGACTTTCCTGCGCTACAAAGTGGACTCGCACACGTCGGTGACCGGGCGGGTGCGTAATCTGACGAATGAGGTGTACGCCGAGTTCGCGCATGTGTCGCCGGCGTACTACCTGGGTTCACCAAGGACCTTGGAGGTCGCGGTGCAAACCAGGTTCTAA
- a CDS encoding DUF2946 domain-containing protein yields the protein MKIARADRSLIAWMLYCCVLFNVFACSIGHGQMLGMQLNGIGGQFCTVDPRTQAPAQTNSTDENLPTLSKAFGCPLCSTGGMGPALSSSLNVAVLPQPHAPPPAVVLAADIPARFTWPTANPRAPPAFA from the coding sequence ATGAAAATCGCCCGTGCCGACCGCTCGCTCATTGCCTGGATGCTTTACTGCTGCGTCCTGTTCAATGTGTTCGCGTGCAGTATTGGTCATGGGCAGATGCTGGGGATGCAACTCAACGGCATCGGTGGCCAGTTCTGTACGGTTGACCCGCGTACCCAGGCGCCGGCGCAGACTAACTCCACGGATGAGAACCTGCCGACGCTGTCCAAGGCGTTCGGCTGCCCGCTTTGTTCGACCGGCGGCATGGGCCCGGCACTGAGCTCCAGCCTGAATGTGGCGGTGTTGCCACAACCTCACGCGCCACCACCGGCCGTGGTTCTCGCCGCCGACATCCCTGCCCGCTTCACCTGGCCCACGGCCAACCCTCGCGCGCCACCCGCTTTCGCCTGA
- a CDS encoding DUF3995 domain-containing protein, with amino-acid sequence MSFVIARWIVGVFTCISMVHLYWAAGGKLGSVAAIPQLPGEFARGPRPAFKPSALGTFLVAMGLVAIALLVCLRAGLYFSPVPHGALQWGISAIALVMFARAIGDSELVGFFKKVGGSRFARLDTYFYSPLCLVLGVGLLVVAWG; translated from the coding sequence ATGAGCTTTGTCATCGCGCGGTGGATCGTCGGGGTTTTTACCTGCATCAGCATGGTGCACCTGTACTGGGCCGCCGGTGGCAAACTCGGCAGCGTTGCGGCCATTCCCCAGCTGCCCGGCGAATTCGCCCGCGGGCCAAGGCCGGCATTCAAGCCCTCGGCACTGGGCACGTTCCTCGTCGCGATGGGGTTGGTGGCAATTGCTTTGCTGGTTTGCCTGCGAGCTGGGCTGTATTTCTCGCCCGTGCCCCATGGAGCGCTGCAGTGGGGGATCAGCGCGATAGCCTTGGTCATGTTTGCCAGGGCGATTGGGGATTCGGAGTTGGTGGGGTTTTTCAAGAAGGTGGGTGGGTCCAGGTTTGCAAGGTTGGACACGTATTTTTATTCGCCGTTGTGTTTGGTGTTGGGGGTGGGGTTGTTGGTGGTGGCGTGGGGGTGA
- a CDS encoding RHS repeat-associated core domain-containing protein has translation MTNAAHIAFIEHELNGFHQSLAEYRQQMGAWYARALDSLSHATDMPSLLGMDRVLRAGDSQQSVSISDTRFSTVARCPAGGVLKIESTFESVYDVPIGDIPVEVIRLDDGSSTVIMLDEHGKGSHTCVAGGRYEVRVQGGVSAHQVDALFASYAGLTADLEQWLREQWKDFKPYWQQSTASAIGSGVLAGSWAAIRDVWDSIKLVQAILEDPLKYVEQLGTEAAKLAQLATDAPKVMEQAMLLASDEAALYLIVRTAMLWLDALPPGEIAEVAAGFVVSLLIDLVIGAVLMIALPAAGVAYLSVRLVKYGAQILEAAVGFVRSLLTILTRFMQAVDRYKAVAVRGVVGGLKQGTMQMRWRARQNAVLKQKESVNDVPASAKNPNGDAAAAADKTATNGCPVSMVTGEELLTLTDGTLDGVLPFEWTRLYRTSAVDVDCGLGFGWSHALAQRLVVTGDSVVWTDHENRSTALPLPTVARPAITNSLAEAAIYLGALPDELVLAQASRFYHFRDGVLTAISDTYENRLRISRDRLGRIERLDNGAGRSLFLRYEFGRIVAVDYQVHRAKGHEPFEWVTEQNVVSYAYDDIGRLVSATNAVGESEIYRYDDQHVILERQLAGGASFFWAWERAGKAARCVRHWASFSQMDTRYAWDDNGRVTVQNADGSREVYVHDQRARLVQRIDPDGAEHFKSYDDKGRLTVEQDPLGAVTAYQYDDAGRLVALFPGEDEPTSYEHDNGLVRVVRRGEAVWKYERNDQGDVIRKTDPDGHITDYSYNKYGQLTGIWYPDNSCHRLVWNERGQLLEEQLPNGGIKRYRYDDLGRKVAHEDEQGALTQYQWDSVGRLTRVVLPGGATREYSYNPYGKITAERDERGHVTRYEYADGLHLISRRINADGSQVNYRYDNVRLLLTAIENEVGETYQLDYHPNGLIQQEIGFDGQRTAYVYDLNGNLAEKTEYGDDGSQLVTGYERDHAGRLVRKTLPDGNLVDYAYDRQGNLLSVDDGHWALAYEYDSQNRLTADHQGWGTLRYGYDACGQLQNLRLPDNNRLTFNHDKGGHLSTVELNDETLTSHLFKTGREHQRQQGQLLSNYHYDEQNRLHTHAVSQQQHTLYQRQYDYDKTGNLTRLLDTRKGQHDYHYDPLARLTRADHSQGVQERFGHDPAGNLLMQDRPGPDIVAGNRLMIQGDHHYDYDAFGNLIRQRRGKGHQLVTEYRYDCQHRLIGITQPNGKTASYRYDPFGRRISKTVDDITTEFFWQGDKLIAEHHADRHRSYIYEPDSFRPLAMLEGFGPKDTQPFHYQLDHLGTPQELTAPDGEIVWSAHYRAYGEIARLDIDKVDNPLRFQGQYFDAESGLHYNRHRYYNPDSGRYLTPDPVKLAGGINTYQYVPNPTGWVDPLGLSTCPGGKGCNPDAEVEEPSEKAKAHKDEPSTPSTSRRLTEFGSEEKLIAHYEKHGAEFNSKNSHEYLLTARHVMDNGTPVNYPYKGGQRTGYVLLLGLNRSGQAKFAFVGTNQDRQITTLHTKSGKDFWRTINGNAYDKTITPHTE, from the coding sequence ATGACCAACGCTGCCCACATTGCCTTTATCGAACATGAACTGAATGGCTTTCATCAGAGCCTGGCGGAGTATCGCCAGCAGATGGGGGCCTGGTATGCGCGGGCATTGGATTCGCTCAGCCACGCAACGGATATGCCGTCGTTGCTGGGGATGGATCGGGTACTGAGGGCGGGGGATTCGCAACAATCAGTCAGTATTTCCGATACGCGTTTTTCCACCGTCGCCCGCTGCCCGGCGGGCGGTGTGCTGAAGATCGAAAGCACGTTCGAGTCGGTGTACGACGTGCCGATCGGCGACATCCCGGTTGAGGTTATTCGACTGGATGACGGCAGTTCCACCGTGATCATGCTGGATGAACACGGCAAAGGCTCACACACCTGCGTGGCAGGCGGGCGATATGAGGTGCGGGTGCAGGGCGGCGTTTCTGCGCACCAGGTGGACGCGTTGTTTGCGTCCTACGCCGGGCTGACGGCGGACCTGGAGCAATGGCTGCGCGAGCAATGGAAAGACTTCAAACCCTATTGGCAGCAATCGACCGCCAGCGCGATTGGCAGCGGCGTGCTGGCGGGCAGTTGGGCGGCGATCCGGGACGTGTGGGACAGCATCAAGCTGGTGCAGGCGATTCTTGAAGACCCGTTGAAATACGTCGAGCAGCTCGGCACCGAGGCCGCCAAGTTGGCGCAGTTGGCCACCGATGCGCCCAAGGTCATGGAACAGGCGATGTTGCTGGCCAGTGATGAGGCGGCGCTGTACCTGATAGTGCGCACGGCCATGCTGTGGCTGGACGCGCTGCCGCCGGGCGAGATAGCCGAGGTGGCGGCCGGGTTTGTGGTGTCCTTGTTGATTGACCTGGTGATTGGCGCGGTGTTGATGATCGCGCTGCCGGCGGCGGGAGTGGCGTATCTGAGTGTACGGTTGGTCAAGTATGGCGCACAGATTCTTGAAGCCGCCGTTGGTTTTGTCAGGAGCCTGCTCACGATTCTGACCAGGTTTATGCAGGCGGTGGATCGCTACAAGGCGGTGGCGGTTCGCGGCGTGGTCGGCGGGCTCAAGCAAGGCACGATGCAGATGCGCTGGCGGGCGCGGCAGAACGCGGTTCTCAAGCAGAAAGAGTCGGTTAATGATGTGCCTGCGTCGGCTAAAAACCCGAACGGGGATGCGGCGGCGGCTGCGGATAAGACGGCTACTAATGGATGCCCGGTGTCGATGGTGACCGGGGAAGAATTGCTGACCCTCACCGACGGCACCTTGGATGGGGTTTTGCCGTTTGAGTGGACGCGGCTGTATCGCACCAGTGCGGTGGACGTGGATTGCGGCTTGGGGTTTGGCTGGAGTCATGCGCTGGCCCAGCGGTTGGTGGTTACGGGTGATTCGGTGGTGTGGACGGATCATGAGAACCGGTCGACTGCCCTACCCTTGCCTACGGTGGCTCGGCCGGCGATTACCAACAGCCTGGCCGAAGCGGCGATCTACTTGGGCGCTTTGCCCGATGAGTTAGTGCTGGCTCAGGCGTCGCGTTTCTACCATTTCCGCGACGGTGTGCTGACGGCCATCAGCGATACGTATGAAAACCGGCTGCGCATCAGCCGTGATCGTTTGGGGCGAATCGAACGACTGGATAACGGTGCAGGTCGCTCGCTGTTTTTGCGCTATGAGTTCGGCCGAATCGTGGCCGTGGACTACCAGGTTCATCGCGCCAAAGGGCATGAACCCTTTGAATGGGTGACTGAACAGAACGTCGTTTCCTACGCCTATGACGATATTGGCCGACTGGTGTCGGCGACCAATGCTGTCGGTGAAAGCGAGATTTATCGGTACGACGATCAGCACGTCATTCTTGAGCGGCAGTTGGCCGGTGGGGCGAGTTTCTTTTGGGCATGGGAACGGGCTGGCAAGGCGGCACGCTGTGTCCGGCACTGGGCCAGCTTTTCGCAGATGGACACGCGGTATGCGTGGGATGACAACGGCCGGGTCACGGTTCAGAACGCTGATGGCAGTCGGGAAGTTTACGTCCACGATCAGCGGGCGCGGCTGGTGCAGCGCATTGATCCCGACGGTGCCGAGCACTTCAAGTCCTATGACGACAAAGGCCGGCTGACGGTCGAGCAGGACCCGTTGGGCGCGGTGACGGCGTATCAGTACGACGACGCCGGACGTTTGGTGGCGTTGTTTCCTGGGGAGGATGAGCCGACTTCCTACGAGCACGATAACGGGCTCGTACGGGTTGTACGGCGTGGTGAGGCGGTCTGGAAGTATGAGCGCAACGACCAGGGCGACGTCATTCGTAAGACCGATCCCGACGGCCACATTACGGACTACAGCTACAACAAATACGGGCAACTGACCGGGATTTGGTATCCGGATAACAGTTGTCACCGGCTGGTCTGGAATGAACGTGGTCAGTTGCTTGAGGAGCAGCTGCCGAATGGCGGTATCAAGCGCTATCGCTATGACGATCTTGGGCGCAAGGTTGCGCACGAGGATGAACAGGGCGCGCTGACTCAGTATCAATGGGACAGCGTGGGTCGGTTGACTCGTGTTGTGTTGCCAGGCGGCGCGACGCGGGAATACAGCTACAACCCCTACGGAAAAATCACCGCCGAACGCGATGAACGGGGCCACGTCACCCGCTACGAGTACGCCGACGGTCTGCACCTGATCAGCCGCCGCATCAATGCCGACGGCAGCCAGGTCAACTACCGCTACGACAACGTGCGGTTGCTGCTGACCGCCATCGAAAACGAAGTCGGCGAAACCTACCAGCTCGATTACCACCCCAATGGCCTGATCCAGCAGGAAATCGGTTTTGACGGCCAGCGCACCGCCTACGTTTACGACCTCAACGGCAACCTGGCGGAAAAGACCGAATATGGTGATGACGGTAGTCAGCTCGTCACCGGCTACGAGCGAGACCACGCTGGCCGCCTTGTACGAAAAACCCTGCCCGACGGCAACCTTGTTGACTACGCCTACGACCGCCAAGGCAACCTTCTCAGCGTCGACGACGGCCACTGGGCGCTAGCCTACGAATACGACAGCCAAAACCGCCTCACCGCCGACCACCAAGGCTGGGGCACCTTGCGCTACGGTTACGACGCCTGCGGCCAGCTGCAAAACCTGCGTCTGCCGGACAACAACCGCCTCACCTTCAACCACGACAAAGGCGGCCACCTTTCCACCGTTGAACTGAATGATGAAACGCTCACGTCTCACCTGTTCAAAACCGGTCGCGAGCACCAGCGCCAACAAGGCCAGCTCCTCAGCAACTACCACTACGACGAGCAAAACCGCCTGCACACCCATGCTGTCAGCCAACAGCAACACACCCTCTACCAGCGCCAATACGACTACGACAAAACCGGCAACCTCACCCGCCTGCTCGATACCCGTAAAGGCCAACACGACTACCACTACGATCCCCTCGCCCGCCTGACCCGGGCCGATCACTCGCAAGGCGTGCAAGAACGCTTCGGCCACGACCCGGCAGGCAACCTGCTAATGCAGGATCGACCCGGCCCGGACATCGTGGCGGGGAATCGGTTGATGATCCAGGGCGATCATCATTACGACTATGACGCCTTCGGCAACCTGATCCGTCAGCGACGTGGCAAGGGCCATCAACTCGTTACTGAATACCGCTACGACTGCCAGCATCGGCTGATCGGCATTACCCAGCCGAACGGGAAAACCGCCAGCTATCGTTATGACCCGTTTGGGCGACGGATCAGCAAAACCGTCGACGACATAACGACAGAGTTTTTTTGGCAAGGCGACAAGCTGATTGCCGAGCATCACGCGGATCGCCATCGCAGCTACATCTACGAACCGGACAGTTTTAGGCCTCTGGCAATGCTGGAAGGCTTTGGTCCAAAAGACACCCAGCCCTTCCACTACCAACTCGATCATCTAGGCACACCGCAGGAGCTGACCGCGCCTGACGGTGAAATCGTCTGGTCGGCGCACTACCGCGCCTACGGTGAGATTGCCCGACTCGACATAGATAAAGTCGACAACCCGCTGCGCTTTCAGGGCCAATATTTCGATGCGGAAAGCGGGCTGCACTACAACCGCCATCGCTACTACAATCCGGATAGTGGTCGTTACCTGACGCCTGACCCGGTGAAGTTGGCGGGAGGGATCAACACCTACCAGTACGTACCCAACCCAACCGGATGGGTAGACCCGCTGGGATTGAGCACCTGCCCAGGAGGAAAAGGATGCAATCCGGATGCTGAAGTTGAGGAGCCATCAGAAAAAGCTAAGGCTCATAAAGACGAGCCCTCCACGCCTTCGACCTCACGACGCCTCACTGAGTTTGGATCCGAAGAAAAACTGATCGCCCATTACGAGAAGCATGGAGCAGAATTCAACTCCAAAAATAGCCACGAGTACTTACTCACCGCACGGCATGTGATGGATAACGGCACCCCAGTCAACTATCCTTACAAAGGCGGCCAAAGAACAGGATATGTTTTACTCTTAGGCTTAAATAGATCAGGCCAAGCAAAGTTTGCTTTTGTGGGAACCAACCAGGACAGACAGATTACAACGCTCCACACTAAAAGCGGAAAAGATTTCTGGAGGACAATAAATGGCAACGCCTATGACAAAACCATCACACCTCACACCGAGTAA